ggcgcccGGCACCGACGGCAGCCTGCAGCACGCGCTGGCAGCCCCGACCGCAGCCGAGCCCCTGGACGAAGCCGATCCCGACCCGCTGCCCAGCTCCGGAGCACCCGGCACCAACAGCAGCCTCCCGCCTGCGGTCACTGCGCCGGCCACGACGGAGCCCCCGGATGAAACCGATCCCGTCGATCCCGACCTGCTTCCCGGCTCCGCAGCGCCCGGCACCAACGCCACGCTCCCGCGGGCATTTGCAGTCCCGACCACGACGGAGCCCCCGGATGAAACCGGCCCTCCCGATCCCGACCTGCTTCCCGGCTCCGCAGCGCCCGGCACCAACGCCACCCTCCCGCGGGCATTTGCAGTCCCGACCACGACGGAGCCCCCGGATGAAACCGACCCCCCCGATCCCGACCTGCTGCCCAGCTCGACAGCGATGCCCGGGAACAGCACGgagcagccggcggcggcggatacgagcagcggcgggcggccggaGCGCTCGTCCCCCGCGCCGACGCGACCCGGGCAGCGGGACACGGCGCAGGCGGGCGAGACGCCCGGGGAGGGAGCCGTCGGCGTCCTCATGGGCAAGTGCCTGCTGGCCATCTTCCTCCTGGCGCTGGTGGCCGCAGCCTTCATCGTCTGCACGGCGGTGCTGGGAGCCCTGCtgtggcggcggcagcgggcgggcggccgccggcccagCCGCAC
This is a stretch of genomic DNA from Dromaius novaehollandiae isolate bDroNov1 chromosome 17, bDroNov1.hap1, whole genome shotgun sequence. It encodes these proteins:
- the SELPLG gene encoding P-selectin glycoprotein ligand 1 translates to MAARGAALLLLPLLLLPGARGLRATATEEEEGNELPPLSRWRRDVGEWPSNATAGYPGTAATAGGGGNSSEPAWLPGSAAPGTDGSLQHALAAPTAAEPLDEADPDPLPSSGAPGTNSSLPPAVTAPATTEPPDETDPVDPDLLPGSAAPGTNATLPRAFAVPTTTEPPDETGPPDPDLLPGSAAPGTNATLPRAFAVPTTTEPPDETDPPDPDLLPSSTAMPGNSTEQPAAADTSSGGRPERSSPAPTRPGQRDTAQAGETPGEGAVGVLMGKCLLAIFLLALVAAAFIVCTAVLGALLWRRQRAGGRRPSRTELVCISSLLPDGEPAANGARPGPAKRPKLLPEPGSEAEGDDLTLSSFLPDHP